The genomic interval tagagagacagaacgacagacagatagagagacagaccgacagatagagagacagaacgacagacagatagagagacagacagacagacagacagatagagagacagacttagagacagatagagagaccgacagacagataaagagacagaccgacagacagacagacagacagacagacagacagacagacagacagacagagagacagacaaacagaccgataaagagacagacagacagacagatagagagacagaacgacagacagatagagagacagacagacagacagatagagagacagaacgacagacagatagagagacagacaaacagaccgataaagagagagacagacagacagatagagagacagaccgacagacagatagagagacagacagacagacagatagagagacagacagacagacagatagagagacagacagacagacaggtagatagagagacagaccgacagacagatagagagacagacagacagacagatagagagacagacttacagacagatagagagacagaccgacagacagatatagagacagacagacacacagacagacagatagatagagacagacagatagatagagagacagacagacagacagacagatagaccgacagacagatagagagacagactggcagacagatagagagacagaccgacagacagacagactgacagaccgacagacagacagactgacagacagatagagaaacggaccgacagacagacagacagacagacagaccgacagacagacagaccgacagaccgacagagagagggagagagagacatacagacagacagaccgacagacagaccgacagagagagagagagatagagagacagacagacagacagacagacagacagaccgacagacagatagagagacagacagaccgacagacagacagatagacagataggcagataggcagacagacagacagacagggaagtGGGGAGAGGAAAAGAAACAGGAAGTCAGATGAGGAGAAGGGACAGCCACCTTCACACGTGACAAGATACGACGGGTcattcccccaccccccccccccccccccacctacttCCCGCCTCAACACCCTCCCCGCCCCCTACCTCCATCCTATTTCCACTTTTTTTCCTTTAACAGTGCCCTGTCTTGAAGAGGTCGATAATGCTTTTCATCGATCTGAGTTTATTCGGGCTCTGGCCGATGCCAAATTTAGCCCACAAGTCCGTAGCTGATCTGAGCAGGGGTTGTGTACGGACCGAGAGCTGGGGTTGTGGACGAACTGAGAGCTGGGGTTGTGGACGGACTGAGAGCTGGGGTTGTGGACGGACTGAGAGCTGGGGTTGTGGACCAACTGAGAGCTGGGGTTGTTGACGAACTGAGAGCTGGGGTTGTGGACGGACTGAGAGCAGGGGCTGTGGACGGACTGAGAGCAGGGGCTGTGGACGGACTGAGAGCAGGGGTTGTGGACGGACTGAGAGCTGGGGTTGTGGACGGACAGAGAGCAGGGGTTGTGGACGGACTGAGAGCAGGGGTTGTGGACGGACTGAGAGCTGGGGTTGTGGACGGACTGAGAGCTGGGGTTATGGACGGACTGAGAGCAGGGGTTGTGGACGGACTGAGCGCTGGGGTTGTGGACGGACTGAGAGCAGGGGTTGTGGACGGACTGAGCGCAGGGGTTGTTGACGGACTGAGAGCAGGGGTTGTGGACGGACTGAGAGCTGGGGTTGTTGACGAACTGAGAGCTGGGGTTGTGGACGGACTGAGAGCTGGGGTTGTGGACGGACTGAGAGCAGGGGCTGTGGACGGACTGAGAGCAGGGGCTGTGGACGGACTGAGAGCAGGGGTTGTGGACGGACTGAGAGCAGGGGTTGTGTACGGACCGAGAGCTGGGGTTGTGGACGAACTGAGAGCTGGGGTTGTGGACGAACTGAGAGCAGGGGTTGTGGGCGGACTGAGAGCAGGGTTTGTGGACGGACTGAGAGCTGGGGTTGTGGACGGACTGAGAGCTGGGGTTGTGGACGGACTGAGCGCTGGGGTTGTGGACGGACTGAGCGCTGGGGTTGTGGACGGACTGAGAGTAGGGGTTGTGGACGGACTGAGAGCTGGGGTTGTGGACGGACTGAGAGCAGGGGTTGTGGACGGACTGAGAGCTGGGGTTGTGGACGGACTGAGCGCTGGGGTTGTGGACGGACTGAGAGCAGGGGTTGTGGACGGACTGAGCGCTGGGGTTGTGGACGGACTGAGCGCTGGGGTTGTGGACGGACTGAGAGCAGGGGTTGTGGACGGACTGAGAGCAGGGGTTGTGGGCGGACTGAGAGCAGGGGTTGTGGACGGACTGAGAGCTGGGGTTGTGGACGGACTGAGAGCTGGGAATTAGACCTCGTCTCTGTTCTCTTCCCCTTAGTCCCCCTCCCCacatccccctccccaccccccctctctctctctctctctctctctctctctctctctctctctctctctctctctctctctctgtctgtctcactctctctgtctgtctctctctctgtgtctgtctcactctctctctctctctctctctctctctctctctctctctctctctctctctctctctctctctctctctctctctctcactctccctctctgtctgtctctctgtctgtctgtctgcctgtctctctctctctttgactgtgtctctctgactgtctctgtctctcactctcgctctgtctgtctctctccctctctgtctgtctctctctgtctctctctctctctctgtctctctctgtctcactctctctctctctctgtctctctccctctctctctgtctgtctcactctctctctctccctctctctctccctcactctctctctctgtctcactctctctcgctctctctctctctccctctctctctctctgtctgtctcactctctctctctctctctctctctctctctctctctctctctctctctctctctctctctctctctctcttattcaggaagcagcctctggaacgctcttccggacgccctgcggcaatccaccaatacggattcttttagaaccaaatattctttccatttaatgaactctatgaacaaataaacttgattggtatgttctctatgtatacagttgttcattatcggaattatggtttattgtgacaaaatcacgaagatttggctctgtaatacattgttttgctgagctaatgtattgttgggttactttccgtttatcttcattgctttacacccaattttgaacactaccttatgatctacaatgcttctacataacgcgcttcatgtacataaacttatatgttctaccattaatgtttttatgacTGTaaccttttctcttttttctttcttttttttccctagtcatagttatggtaaaatagtttagtccctctttagggcgagggccagatgcaaaaaagcatatctatgcttattcttgtcaccctcgaaaaataaagatttgtcattgtcattgtctctctctctctccctctctctctctctctctctctctctctctctctctctctctctctctctctctctctctctctctctctctctctctctctctctctctaaaacaggACAAATCCTCTCCCTTCCTTATTGGCTATGTGTATCGTAACCCTGCTGAAACGTCAAGGTggattgatgattttgtttctatgaggctcgtgacgagaatgttgtattgcttGGCGATGTTAACATTCACCTACTCAGGCCTCAAACAACGTGGTGCTCAACCACTGCTATGTTTGGTCTTCATCAGCTGgttaaaacccctacaagagaaacaaatacttcatcaaccctgattgatcatatttacactgatagtaagaatatcgttgcaaatgcgcaagtagtgcattccagttttagtgaccatcattctgttttttgctcgatttctcttagattgccaaaatcacgtcataaaggccacacaataatcgaatacagaagtttcaagtattttgatgaatctgcctttttctttgaccttaaccaaaccccattttatagcgtattcaattgcagtgacgcagagggcgcttgcaatatttttcaccatattttgtgttcagtaattgataaacacgcaccactacgtcagcatagagtgaaacatccccagctcccccccttggttaacctcagacattatcgaggctatggcgatgcgtgattattttaaagagcgcaacatgaaaacagagtataaactgcaaaaaaataaagttttagacacagtgagacaagcaaaggcagaatattttaataaactgatttctgaaaaaaaggatacagctacaatctggcgagcagtgaatgaaattcttCATAAATCTAGGAAGGAATCAACCAattctcattcacaaatatctccaaatgattttaacaaacacttcatttcgctagcagacaacctaaaatcttgtctcaatcagaatgattcccttgatacggatgattgttttgaaaaattaaaaacattctgtggacaaaagttgactcaaactgacacgttttctattcctccaatctcagtgcacgaggtaggaaaactggtagaacaaatggcgaataagaagtcaatgggtccagacaagattccagtcaagttgctaaaacttgctttaccttacattgtcgattccctaacttatgtttataacctaagcatacaacaaaacgtgttcccttctattttaaagtgtgcaaaggtattaccacttccaaaaaataaggatcttacagacccaaacaactttagacctatttccctcttacctgttctatctaaacccttagaaaagcacatacaaaaacacctactggcatatatggaacaaatgaatctgcttcatccttttcagtctggattccgctttaagcattcctgccacaccgccttaagctctttatgcgagacttggctgtcagcaataaacaaagcagaaataacgggagcgttgtttttggactttaagaaagcctttgacctagtagatcactcacttccactaaagaaattaaagtgctatttaaaagacgactcagcctgtgcctttttttaatcgtatttttcaaaacggaaacagtatgtatccattaactgtaaaacttcgtcaaacgagtttgtccggagtggtgtccctcaagggtctgtattaggacctatcttgttctgtatttatataaatgatctaccccttcatgtgtccgatgaaaaagttagatgtccttcgcggatgactcttctgttcacacctgtcaaaaatctttggaatccgtcaactcttctcttcaaacaagtgtggatgaaatcactgagaggtgcgtttctaatgcaatgatcattcatccgattaaaacaaagagtatggtgataaccacgagacaaaaacaccaattaagtcctttacaattacaactgtcagttggttcaactcaagtgcagcaagttagggaacatagattattgggtgttaccattgatcaagagttgaaatggcaaactcatttgagtaatatttgcaaactagtatcaaaaaatgtgtacctgttatcaaaattaaggcattacgcagattctgcagcactcaaaatgttctattacgcccacataatgcctcgtATAAACTTTGCATCGACAccttgggataactgcagtgatgttcatttaaaaagactcaattccctgcatcgccgagctgcaaaacgtattctgcatgatttgaataggtccacggatgataaactaaagctcttgaatttcctctccctgaaagatcagttgacgttaaacaaggctgtgttcatgtataaaattctaaatgacgactgtcctaaatatttgcaatcacatttcaaacatgccacaaaaagatatgggtcccaaaacaTCATCCCttctatacctcgcatagacctctacaaatcgagcttagccttctcgggagcgtttctctggaactccttcccccaacagataagaaatgcaacttcagtgaaaatgtttaagagacagtcacgttcacacatcattcgtgaatgaaatgtcttgttcgattgttattttgttaaacattttgtgaacggatgtgtagctgatcggagcaactgtattcccaaatgaaaggtataactatgtcaatgtaattttgtaattttttagTTCTCCTtgtgtaattccttaaatgcacattgtgttgcattccatacaatgtatttctgtatttctgtattttatatgattgaatttatatttttaatgtgcgtctgtctttatgtgttgtataaaggacaggctggaagaataggctttgcctaaaacctttttgtaataaaattctgagtctgagtctgagtctgagtctgagtctctctctctctttccctctctctctctctctgtctgtctcactctctctctctctctctctctctctctctctctctctctctctctctctctctctctctctctctccctctccctctccctctctctctatctctctctctctctctctctctctctctctctctgtggatgtagatgtgtgtgtgtgtgtgtgtgtgtgtgtgtgtgtgtgtgtgtgtgtgtgtgtgtgtgtatgcgtgtgtgtgtgtacgtatgtgtgtgtgtgtgtgtgtgtgtgtgtgtgtgtgtgtggatgtgtgtgtgtgagtgtgtgtgtgtgtgtgtgtatgtgtgtgtggatgtatgtgtgtgtgtgtgtgtgtgtgggttcattcctgttttggatttattcagTCGTTTTCTAGGGTCTTTCATAACTAAATCTGGATGGCTTGCCTAGGTGGGTATGTGGTTGTTAACGTAATAGGTTACCAGTAAGAGCCACAAGAAATAAAGAGAAAAGAGGCGGATGTCAATGCTTTGTGGTGTATTTTGCCAAACATACCAATCATCCTCAGTATTAATCTTattatgtatttgcttgttttttgttttttgttttaattgtcaAAACCACTAGCCTGTTGTAAAGGACCGTTCCGAGATGACCTGTTGTAAAGGACCGTTCCGAGATGACCTGTTGCGAGTGTGGATAAGACGGTTCTTCGCTCTGTCGACTTTCTGAAGAACTCAACGCTGAAACTGCAGTAGCAAAACGACATCATGCCTTTGGAAAAGACATCAAGTTTATTATTTACAAATCCGTTTCAGACAAAAACACACCTTCGCCGTATAATGATGGTCTAACAATAATAATTTAACCATCTGCGAGACATTGTATGAATGACCAAAACGGCGACCTACATAGATTTTAGTCAAGACGAAACTAACCTTGTCTTAAAGGGTGTGCTTGGCAATTGGACATGGAGTATGCAGTTAAAAGAATactatatcccccccccccccccaatcccctAACCCATATATCTCTGCCTTTGAGgagtgggtggccgagtggtaacgcacttgcgctcggaagcgagatgttgcgagttcgaccctgggtcagggcgttagcaattttctccccccctttcctaacctaggtggtgggttcaagtactagtctttcggatgagacgaaaaaccgaggtcccttcgtgtacactacattggggtgtgcacgttaaatatcccacgattgacaaaaaggtctgtcctggcaaaattgtataggcatagataaaaatgtccaccaaaatacccgtgtgacttggaataataggccgtgaaaagtaggatatgcgccgaaatggctgcgatctgctggccgatgtgaatgcgtgatatattgtgtaaaaggAGGATTGGAGTAAGGGTCACCGCAGAAATGGCCGGGTGAAGggatagggagggggggggagcttCAAGTTCATCGATTGTCGTCTGTCATTGCCCAATTGACGTCATCACTCGGAGTGCGGGTCAGAGAAGACCTGAGACGAGTTGCCTGGGCCAAAGCGAACCGAAGCAACCACAATGCGCTTTTCAAAACCTCGTGTTTCGGGGCAGTACAGAAAAGCGACCCGAAGCAACCACAATGCGCTTTTCAAAACCTCGTGTTTCGGGGCAGAACAGAAAAGCGAACCGAAGCAATCACAATGCGCTTTTCAAAACCTCGTGTTTCGGGACAGTACAGAAAAGCGACCCGAAGCAACCACAATGCGCTTTTCAAAACCTCGTGTTTCGGGACAGTACAGAAAAGCGACCCGAAGCAATCACAATGCGCTTTTCAAAACCTCGTGTTTCGGGACAGTACAGAAAAGCGACCCGAAGCAACCACAATGCGCTTTTCAAAACCTCGTGTTTCGGGACAGTACAGAAAAGCGACCCGAAGCAATCACAATGCGCTTTTCAAAACCTCGTGTTTCGGGGCAGTACAGAAAAGCGACCCGAAGCAACCACAATGCGCTTTTCAAAACCTCGTGTTTCGGGGCAGAACAGAAAAGCGACCCGAAGCAACCACAATGCGCTTTTCAAAACCTCGTGTTTCGGGGCAGAACAGAAAAGCGACCCGAAGCAACCACAATGCGCTTTTCAAAACCTCGTGTTTCGGGGCAGAACAGAAAAGCGACCCGAAGCAATCACAATGCGCTTTTCAAAACCTCGTGTTTCGGGACAGTACAGAAAAGCGACCCGAAGCAAAACCTCGTGTTTCGGGGCAGAACAGAAAAGCGACCCGAAGCAATCCGCGAGCGGCTTTTGAATGTGCTCGCCTGCCGCGCGCACCGTTTTCTAAGATGGCGGCGGTTTTTCAACTGCAATGGCGTGTAGCGTGTCGCGTGTTTTTTTggcgtggttttcgacgtgacCCGAGGGCTACACTGGTTTTGAAGGTTCAGTGACCACCCAGCAAACATTCCAATCATAACCAATCAGATGTTCTGTCTGACAATTTCATTAACTGAATCGTCTACTAGCTAAAGTATAAAATCTTTCTTTTACATCTCTCATCATCGTCCCTTTTTTCGTCTCCATCTTGAAGCGCTCTGTCTCGAAACGAATCGTTGCATAggctaaaaaataaagaaatgcgcATTGATTTCTATGCAACACACGGCCGGCCTCTCATTTTAGGCGAAAAGTTTCccaataatgtgtgtgtgtgtgtgtctgtgtgtgtgtgtgtgtgtgtgtgtgtgtgtgtgtgtgtgtgtgtgtgtgtgtgtgtgtgtcggtctgtctgactgtctgtctgtctggctgtctgtctgtctgtatgtatggctgtctgtcggtcggtctgtctgtcggtctgtctgtttctctctctgtctgtctttgtctctctgccagccaccaccccccccccccccccggtttcACTCTGTGAGGGGAgtgttaatgttgttattgtttgtttgtggtttttttttacatgtatgaccttTTTGGCTGCTAGGCAATCATCCTCCGTGTTGTGGGGACGCATTCCGGGAATGTTGGTGTTTCTGTCAGTCAACAAAGTGtgaatctttttcgtgcgtacctGGTCTTGTGctcgcatgtacacacacagggGAATAaagcactggcaggtctgcacaaaacTTGACCTGGGAAATGGAGAACATCCCCACCCGATGTATCCCACCAGGCATAGCCCATCCCCACCCGCTGTATCCCACCATGCACAGCCCATCCCCACCAGGCACAGCCCATCCCCACCCGATGTTACCCACCAGGCACAGCCCATCCCCACCCGATGTTACCCACCAGGCACAGCCCATCCCCACCCGATGTATCCCACCAGGCACAGCCCATCCCCACCCGATGTTACCCACTAGGCACATCCCATCCCCACCCGATGTATCCCCCCAGGCACAGCCCATCCCCACCCGATGTTACCCACCAGGCACATGCCATCCCCACCCGATGTATCCCACCAGGCACAGCCCATCCCCACCCAATGTTACCCACCAGGCACACCCCATCCCCACCCGATGTATCCCACCAGGCACAGCTCATCCCCACCCGATGTTACCCACCAGGCACAGCCCATCCCCACCTGATGTTACCCACCAGGCACAGCCCATCCCCACCCGATGTTACCCACCAGGCACAGCCCATCCCCACCCGATGTATCCCACCAGGCACAGCCTATCCCCACCCGATGTTACCCACCAGGCACAGCCCATCCCCACCCGATGTATCCCACCAGGCACAGCCCATCCCCACCCGATGTTACCCACTAGGCACATCCCATCCCCACCCGATGTATCCCCCCAGGCACAGCCCATCCCCACCAGATGTTACCCACCAGGCACATCCCATCCCCACCCGATGTATCCCACCAGGCACAGCCCATCCCCACCCAATGTTACCCACCAGGCACACCCCATCCCCACCCGATGTATCCCACCAGGCACAGCTCATCCCCACCCGATGTTACCCACCAGGCACAGCCCATCCCCACCCGATGTATCCCACCAGGCACAGCCCATCCCCACCCGAAATTACCCACCATGCACAGCCCATCCCCACCCGATGTATCCCACCAGGCACATCCCATCCCCACCCGATGTATCCCACCAGGCACAGCCCATCCCCACCCGATGTTACCCACCAGGTACAGCCCATCCCCACCCGATATTACCCACCAGGCACAGCCCATCCCCACCCGCTGTATCCCACCAGGCACAGCCCATCCCCACCCGATGTATCCCGCCAGGCACAGCCCATCCCCACCCGATGTATCCCGCCAGGCACAGCCCATCCCCACCCGATGTATCCCGCCAGGCACAGCCCATCCCCACCCGATGTTACCCACCAGGCACAGCCCATCCCCACCCGATGTATCCCGCCAGGCACAGCCCATCCCCACCCGATGTTACCCACCAGGCACAGCCCATCCCCACCCGATGTATCCCACCAGGCACAGCCCATCCCAACCCGATGTATCCCACCAGGCACGGCCCATCCCCACCCGATGTATCCCACCAGGCACAGCCCATCCCCACCCGATGTATCCCACCAGGCACATCCCATCCCCACCCGATGTATCCCACCAGGCACATCCCATCCCCACCCGATGTTTTCCACCAGGCACATCCCATCCCCACCCGATGTATCCCACCAGGCACATCCCATCCCCACCCGATGTATCCCACCAGGCACATCCCATCCCCACCCGATGTTTTCCACCAGGCACATCCCATCCCCACCCGATGTATCCCACCAGGCACATCCCATCCCCACCCGATGTTTTCCACCAGGCACATCCCATCCCCACCCGATGTTTTCCACCAGGCACATCCCATCCCCACCCGATGTATCCCACCAGGCACATC from Littorina saxatilis isolate snail1 linkage group LG7, US_GU_Lsax_2.0, whole genome shotgun sequence carries:
- the LOC138970263 gene encoding spermatogenesis-associated protein 31H1-like, producing the protein MWGGGLRGREQRRGLIPSSQSVHNPSSQSVHNPCSQSAHNPCSQSVHNPCSQSVHNPSAQSVHNPSAQSVHNPCSQSVHNPSAQSVHNPSSQSVHNPCSQSVHNPSSQSVHNPYSQSVHNPSAQSVHNPSAQSVHNPSSQSVHNPSSQSVHKPCSQSAHNPCSQFVHNPSSQFVHNPSSRSVHNPCSQSVHNPCSQSVHSPCSQSVHSPCSQSVHNPSSQSVHNPSSQFVNNPSSQSVHNPCSQSVNNPCAQSVHNPCSQSVHNPSAQSVHNPCSQSVHNPSSQSVHNPSSQSVHNPCSQSVHNPCSLSVHNPSSQSVHNPCSQSVHSPCSQSVHSPCSQSVHNPSSQFVNNPSSQLVHNPSSQSVHNPSSQSVHNPSSQFVHNPSSRSVHNPCSDQLRTYTFHLLPVTTRHDTTQHNTTQRNANTTQHNTSQHHTTQCETKRDNTTTRHDTTRHSATQHKTGYVD